The DNA sequence TTCATACAACAAGACTGGGGGTTCCGCTTCTGCTCAAACTCAGTCAATGGAGCCTCTTGAGTCGAAAAACAATTTAGACAGATTGTCCAGTTCTCACTCTGAAAAGATGGGAAAAAGTGGAATTCATCATGCCAGGGACCTTACCCAGACATCAGGAAAGATTGTTGGTTCAGAAACCAAGGAAGTAAAGGGTGCTCTTCCTGAAGGCTTCTTTGACAACAAGGATGCTGACCTTCGTGCACGTGGTATTGTGCTTGTTAAGCCGGATGTCAAGTAAGTTCTTGCTtctgttatataaatttatttctttaaaatgtcACTATCATCTGACAGGGAGTGTAATAGATTCTCTGGAATAGTATTCCCTTCCTTTGATTCTTTTATGTCCTCTAGTACTGTTTCTTTTCTATCAAATTAGAGAAACAAGGTCTGAGAGGGTCTCAAAagtgtgtaaagaaaatttgagattatATCTtgtttgaagaattatttttcaGCACTCACTGGTCCATCATTGTCATTTTTGAAGCTTTGTCATCTTTTCATCATCGTTGTTATCATCATCGTCATTATCATCTTCtaatttttaacctaaaaacaaAGCAAATACATAGGTCCTAGGTTGTGCTTAGAAGCTTTATTTTGGGCAATTTTAATTGGTGGATAAATTTCATGAGTCCTTTTTGGATGCTTGTGGTAGGGTTTGAGTGGGAAATCTTTAACCTTctctttgataaaaatatcattgggaaaaaaattaggacTCTGCCTAGTACTCACAGGTGTATGTGAATTCTGTACATCACAACTGTAGTGTAGTGAAATAAACCTTGGTATAATTTAGCAGGGGAGGGTGTTGGAGAGGACTGGCTGTGTTAAAAACCTTAGTGAGCCTCAGTGGAGGTTTCTCTGATTCGTGGGGAAGTTTATTTTTGATAGCGTAGGGACCTTTAACCCTACAGCATAATGGCACATGTTTCATTGGATACTTGAGATGATCAGAAATTACCAATGTATGATTGCATTACTTGGAACACTGAATTAACCTTGTTAAGAAATGTTAAATCCTGGTCAGGGACGAGtacaaagaatttgaaaagTTGATACAGGAGGATTTGAAGGAGGTGGACAACCgtttggaagaagaagaggtcAGGATCATTTATTCCTCGCACCATTCCTGGAACCCAATAATGTAGTCTCTGGTGATGTTTACTAAAGATTGGAGTTATATCATTAACTTGGTTTTGCAATTTTATGATGTAGTTTGATGCAGCTGAGATGATTGAAGAGGCCGAGTCTGTGGAGCAAAAGTAAGTGAAGTGTGGTCATTAGTAGTGTTATCACTTGGGTTCTCCTATATTTCCAATGTTTTTGAGTTGACCTTTTGTTCAGGGTGTATTGGGAGAAAGTGGAAAtgctgaagaagaagaaattggagCTGAAGGTGGCTAGATCCGGCAGACGGAGTAAAGAGCCTGAGGTCAGAGGCAAGGGGCATAGCTCTGAAGAGGATTCATCCAGTGATGATGATAGTGATGGGAATTTCATGGTTGATTGGAGAGCACAACACCTGTGAATACTTCTGTTTGAAATTTTCTGGTAGCATCGCCTGTGCAGACATGTCTATGTCGGCATGCAAACACCTGATTACGTTTGCTGGAGTTTGGTGCTGCTTCTTTCATTCTGAGCCATTCTCCAGATTTTGGTTCAACTGGCTGCTGATTGAAAGGGATGGGGAGTGAGGCGAGGTGAGAGTAAGCCCTGGTCCAAGATCCTAGAATTTTACATTGTTTCTGTATGCATGTCTATAAAGGGGCAGGTAGAAGATCTGGGTTTTGGTTGAAACTTGAATGGTGTATCCCGAATTCCGATACTAAGATTTAGGGTTTAATGAAGACAAATGGGTTATCTCATGATTTCagaatcataattaattaataataatattattaatattattattattattattgttgttttgGTTAGGGGGTGGCCATTTGGTGGTAATAGTGGGCAAGTTACAGTCAGTTTCGTTGTGGGtttaaaaagtagtttttcctttttaaaaataaaaattatttgtttctaatttttaaaaataaagtgaaataaagagTAAGAGCCTGTTTGGCTGcgtgatttaaattttttttttttaatttttataaataaaaaattatttttaacattatttttgttaaaaacaaagtaaaatagagaataattgtttgaaaataagtaaaagttgttttcatcaaatttttttaaagtattaaaaaaacaaataaatttaaacatgttattattccatttctctctatagaattttttttaaaatgtattaaacaaaaataaaattaaacatgttattattCCATTTCTCTCTCCACAATCTAGTCTTCCTTTAAATTATACgtatttttctgaatttttctagaatatttcattaaggaaataaatttcaaatcaaagtgtacttgaaacataaaatttattaatttttaaaaataatttgaaactcaaaaactgatttaattaatactaaaagtTATGAAACTTAATAACATTAGTAAGTCAaagatcaaaatttattttaattatttaggttagtttatatatatatatatatatata is a window from the Vitis riparia cultivar Riparia Gloire de Montpellier isolate 1030 chromosome 9, EGFV_Vit.rip_1.0, whole genome shotgun sequence genome containing:
- the LOC117922301 gene encoding zinc finger protein 830-like, which produces MNLQKAQLSSGLPADFFDNHVTKKQKSGNDAVKFLDPDSYNKTGGSASAQTQSMEPLESKNNLDRLSSSHSEKMGKSGIHHARDLTQTSGKIVGSETKEVKGALPEGFFDNKDADLRARGIVLVKPDVKDEYKEFEKLIQEDLKEVDNRLEEEEFDAAEMIEEAESVEQKVYWEKVEMLKKKKLELKVARSGRRSKEPEVRGKGHSSEEDSSSDDDSDGNFMVDWRAQHL